One window from the genome of Blastopirellula retiformator encodes:
- a CDS encoding RNA ligase family protein, with the protein MMTTRELDLRRLNSATKYPSIPTYHALGERGVLLEDAVTLESDSLIVTEKVDGTNSRIILMPDGCYLIGSREELLHAKDDLVFNPALGIVETLRATADRIVASCPTPEETVTTAYLEIYGGKTTAAAKQYTSRREFGYRVFDVSRVSLSQLDQEPSAIAIWRENGGQQFLDEGTLAAMAAQMDLPLTPRVAVVDGIPRSIAETHDWLKTSLPTSLVKLDDAAGGTPEGVVARTNDRRQIVKIRYEDYERTAKRRAKQRTS; encoded by the coding sequence ATGATGACAACCCGCGAGCTCGATCTGCGCCGACTCAACAGCGCGACCAAATACCCGTCGATTCCGACCTACCACGCGCTCGGCGAGCGGGGTGTGCTGTTGGAGGACGCGGTGACGCTCGAGAGCGATTCGCTGATCGTGACCGAAAAGGTCGACGGCACGAACAGTCGCATCATCTTGATGCCCGATGGCTGTTACCTGATTGGTAGTCGCGAAGAGCTGCTGCACGCCAAGGACGACCTGGTCTTCAACCCGGCGCTCGGCATTGTCGAAACGCTGCGTGCGACCGCCGACCGAATCGTGGCTAGCTGCCCTACGCCGGAAGAGACCGTCACGACGGCTTATCTCGAAATCTATGGCGGCAAGACGACGGCGGCGGCCAAGCAGTACACCAGCCGCCGCGAATTCGGTTATCGCGTCTTCGACGTGAGCCGCGTGTCGCTGAGTCAACTCGATCAGGAGCCGAGTGCGATTGCGATCTGGCGCGAAAACGGCGGCCAGCAGTTCCTCGACGAAGGAACGCTAGCGGCAATGGCCGCGCAGATGGATTTGCCGCTGACGCCGCGGGTGGCGGTTGTCGACGGCATTCCTCGTTCGATTGCCGAGACGCATGACTGGCTGAAGACCAGTCTGCCCACCAGTTTGGTCAAGCTCGACGATGCGGCCGGCGGAACGCCGGAAGGTGTGGTCGCACGCACCAACGACCGTCGTCAAATCGTCAAGATTCGCTACGAGGACTACGAGCGAACGGCAAAGCGCCGCGCCAAGCAGCGAACGAGTTGA
- a CDS encoding TROVE domain-containing protein produces MANKTLFSGRNNRLPKATARNKAGGRAYRLEPKHALAQIAATGCFNGAYYATAQTQLDELLGLIARVDDDRFLAKLAIYARQKAFMKDMPAALLLALSTRDTQLMHQVFDRVVDNGRVLRTLFQMLRSGQFGRTSLSASLQRAFQRWLNEATDGKLLSASIGANPSLRDVLRLARPTPKDDARRALFGWLTGKEVAKWAPATEADLPRIVQQLIAYRAAKRGAEQAAIVCEMNIRWDLLADAAINGDVWKEIARQMGPQALRMNLNTLRRHGVLRDPEIVRYVADRLGDAGEVRRGRQFPYQYLAAYLNADREIPHEVRSALKDAAEIACGNIPQLPGPIVIGLDTSGSMTFPVTGARGAGATSKMRCVDVAALFAAAIMRRNPDSVVIPFDTQAYDVRIDPDDSILSVSERLAKYGGGGTDCSLPLRAANEKLRNRKFAGCVLVSDNQSWIGQGHFGSTGVMSAWNEFVANQRKLGQASPKLVCIDIQPYQTTQAPERQDILNVGGFSDAVFNVVAGFLRDDQARMVREVEAIEL; encoded by the coding sequence ATGGCCAACAAAACGCTATTCTCGGGTCGCAACAACCGTTTGCCAAAGGCGACCGCACGCAACAAAGCGGGCGGCCGCGCTTATCGCCTGGAGCCGAAGCACGCGCTGGCGCAAATCGCCGCGACCGGTTGCTTCAATGGCGCCTACTATGCCACGGCGCAGACGCAGCTCGATGAATTGCTGGGCTTGATCGCCCGGGTCGATGACGACCGCTTCTTGGCGAAGTTGGCGATCTATGCGCGGCAGAAGGCGTTCATGAAGGACATGCCGGCGGCGCTACTATTGGCGCTATCGACGCGCGACACGCAGCTCATGCACCAGGTCTTTGATCGGGTGGTCGACAATGGTCGCGTGTTGCGGACGCTGTTCCAAATGCTGCGGTCGGGTCAATTTGGCCGGACGAGCCTATCGGCTTCGCTCCAACGCGCGTTCCAACGCTGGCTGAACGAAGCGACGGACGGCAAGCTGCTGTCGGCGTCGATCGGCGCCAACCCGTCGCTGCGCGATGTGCTGCGTTTGGCTCGACCAACGCCGAAGGATGACGCGCGGCGGGCGCTGTTTGGTTGGCTGACTGGTAAGGAAGTCGCCAAATGGGCGCCGGCGACCGAGGCCGACTTGCCGCGGATCGTACAGCAGCTGATCGCCTATCGCGCGGCCAAACGCGGCGCCGAGCAAGCGGCGATCGTCTGCGAGATGAACATTCGCTGGGACTTGCTAGCGGACGCGGCGATCAACGGTGACGTTTGGAAGGAGATCGCGCGGCAAATGGGTCCGCAGGCGCTGCGAATGAACCTGAACACGTTGCGTCGACATGGCGTGCTGCGTGATCCGGAGATAGTTCGCTACGTGGCGGATCGGTTGGGCGATGCCGGCGAGGTTCGCCGTGGTCGGCAATTTCCGTACCAGTACCTGGCGGCGTACTTGAATGCGGATCGTGAGATTCCGCACGAGGTCCGCTCGGCGCTGAAAGATGCGGCGGAGATCGCTTGCGGCAACATTCCGCAGTTGCCAGGTCCGATCGTCATTGGCCTCGACACGTCGGGCTCGATGACGTTTCCGGTAACGGGCGCTCGGGGCGCTGGCGCGACCAGCAAGATGCGGTGCGTCGACGTGGCGGCGCTGTTCGCCGCGGCGATCATGCGGCGGAACCCGGACAGCGTGGTGATCCCGTTCGATACGCAGGCGTACGACGTCCGGATCGACCCGGATGACTCGATCCTGAGCGTCTCGGAGCGACTGGCGAAGTATGGCGGCGGTGGAACCGATTGTTCGCTGCCGCTACGGGCTGCGAACGAGAAGCTGCGGAACCGGAAGTTCGCAGGCTGCGTCCTGGTGAGCGACAACCAAAGCTGGATCGGCCAAGGTCATTTCGGTTCGACCGGCGTGATGTCAGCTTGGAACGAATTTGTCGCCAACCAACGGAAGTTAGGCCAAGCCTCGCCGAAGTTGGTTTGCATCGACATCCAGCCGTACCAAACGACCCAAGCGCCAGAGCGGCAGGACATCTTGAACGTCGGCGGCTTTAGTGACGCGGTGTTCAATGTTGTCGCTGGGTTCCTGCGCGACGACCAAGCGCGGATGGTGCGCGAGGTCGAAGCGATCGAGTTGTAA
- a CDS encoding RtcB family protein, producing the protein MNGRQLQKLGVPDECHREAITAIQFAISSKATDSKRIKTTIKQILETPETYLADEHFGRFAQALIDEREFVRPAPVKYETWGRDGIDQQSHYQMQQACGVPVAVAGALMPDAHVGYGLPIGGVLACENAVIPYAVGVDIACRMKMSVLDIAPDAMDSEFNRVKEALEGGTRFGVGGEYKNPMSHDVMDADWTITRITREKKDRAWKQLGTSGSGNHFAEFGQLTLAERDEELGLDAGKYVALLSHSGSRGAGAAVCSTYSSIAQAALPKRYEDLGRLAWLDLDSEAGQEYWAAMNLMGDYAAANHDVIHRQVSKLLGSHIIAGVENHHNFAWKETHGGKEVIVHRKGATPAAEGELGVIPGSMADPAFVVRGKGNPGSLGSASHGAGRQMSRTKAKEKYSWKAVKNDLEKKGVRVLSAGADEVPGAYKDIRQVMNEQADLVDIVARFDPRIVKMCDDGSKAED; encoded by the coding sequence ATGAACGGACGGCAACTGCAAAAGCTCGGCGTACCGGATGAGTGTCACCGCGAGGCGATCACGGCGATTCAGTTCGCCATTTCTTCGAAGGCGACCGACAGCAAGCGGATTAAAACGACGATCAAGCAGATCCTGGAAACGCCGGAAACGTATTTGGCGGACGAACACTTCGGCCGGTTTGCCCAAGCGCTGATCGACGAACGTGAATTCGTCCGGCCAGCGCCGGTGAAGTACGAAACGTGGGGGCGTGACGGGATCGACCAGCAATCGCATTACCAAATGCAACAAGCGTGCGGCGTGCCGGTAGCGGTCGCGGGCGCGCTGATGCCGGATGCGCACGTTGGGTACGGTCTGCCGATCGGCGGGGTGCTAGCGTGTGAGAACGCGGTCATTCCGTACGCGGTCGGCGTCGATATCGCTTGCCGCATGAAAATGTCGGTCTTGGATATTGCGCCTGACGCGATGGATAGCGAGTTCAACCGCGTCAAGGAAGCGCTGGAAGGCGGTACGCGGTTTGGCGTCGGCGGCGAATACAAGAATCCGATGTCGCACGACGTGATGGACGCCGACTGGACGATCACGCGAATCACGCGCGAGAAGAAGGACCGCGCGTGGAAGCAGCTGGGTACGTCGGGTTCGGGCAACCACTTTGCGGAGTTCGGTCAGTTGACGCTAGCCGAGCGGGACGAAGAGCTGGGCCTGGACGCGGGTAAGTACGTAGCGCTGCTAAGCCATAGCGGAAGCCGTGGCGCGGGCGCGGCGGTTTGCTCAACATACAGCTCGATCGCGCAGGCGGCGCTGCCAAAGCGGTACGAAGATCTCGGCCGGCTGGCCTGGCTTGACCTCGACTCGGAAGCGGGTCAGGAATACTGGGCGGCGATGAACCTGATGGGGGACTACGCGGCGGCGAACCACGACGTGATTCACCGTCAGGTGTCCAAGCTGTTGGGTTCGCACATCATCGCCGGGGTCGAGAACCACCACAACTTCGCCTGGAAGGAAACGCATGGCGGCAAGGAAGTGATCGTGCATCGCAAGGGAGCGACGCCGGCCGCCGAAGGTGAGTTGGGCGTGATCCCGGGCTCGATGGCTGACCCGGCGTTTGTGGTTCGCGGCAAGGGAAACCCTGGTTCGCTGGGCTCGGCGTCGCATGGCGCGGGCCGCCAAATGTCGCGTACCAAGGCGAAGGAAAAGTACAGCTGGAAAGCGGTCAAGAACGACCTGGAAAAGAAAGGCGTTCGCGTCCTTTCCGCCGGCGCTGACGAAGTGCCGGGCGCGTACAAAGATATTCGCCAGGTGATGAACGAGCAGGCCGACCTGGTCGACATCGTCGCCCGCTTCGATCCGCGGATCGTAAAAATGTGCGACGACGGCAGCAAGGCCGAAGATTGA
- a CDS encoding ThuA domain-containing protein has product MRRIVLLLIALCVPFPLAAHAESLVYEGDAGVGHGKHIVFLAGDHEYRSEEALPALARILAKRHGFKCTVLFSVDPNSGEITPGSSYMPGTEALDDADLMVVFLRFQNFPEAQMQPIVDYLERGGPVIGMRTATHAFKIPGKSKFARFDANYKGAEYEKGFGRQVLGETWAGHYGTNHKMSTRLDILPQQQNHPILRGVEKPWAQSGGYWAEPMPDSVVLANAQPLSAMTPDSAPAEGKKPCPGVWVRTYEGKDGAVGRVFTTTNGASEDLLDDDFRRMLINATYWTLGLEDQITPKLAIDFVGPYQPVTFSFGGHRKGVQPLQLKGWEAPILPDHSQQ; this is encoded by the coding sequence ATGCGTCGAATCGTGTTGCTGCTGATCGCGTTGTGCGTCCCCTTCCCGCTGGCCGCTCACGCCGAGTCGCTGGTTTACGAGGGGGATGCCGGCGTCGGACATGGAAAGCATATCGTGTTTCTGGCCGGCGATCACGAGTACCGCTCGGAAGAAGCCTTGCCGGCGTTGGCCCGCATTTTGGCCAAGCGGCACGGCTTTAAATGCACGGTCCTGTTTTCGGTCGATCCCAACAGCGGTGAGATCACGCCCGGTTCCAGCTACATGCCTGGAACCGAGGCGCTCGACGACGCCGACCTGATGGTCGTCTTCCTCCGCTTTCAGAATTTCCCCGAAGCGCAAATGCAACCGATCGTCGACTATCTCGAGCGAGGCGGTCCCGTGATTGGAATGCGGACTGCGACTCACGCTTTCAAGATCCCCGGCAAGTCGAAGTTCGCCCGCTTTGACGCCAACTACAAGGGAGCAGAGTACGAGAAGGGGTTCGGTCGACAGGTCTTGGGCGAAACGTGGGCCGGTCACTATGGCACGAACCACAAGATGAGCACGCGGCTCGACATCCTGCCGCAGCAACAAAATCACCCCATCCTCCGCGGCGTCGAGAAGCCGTGGGCGCAGTCAGGCGGATACTGGGCCGAACCGATGCCCGATAGCGTCGTCTTGGCCAACGCCCAACCGCTGAGCGCGATGACGCCTGACTCGGCCCCGGCCGAAGGCAAGAAACCATGCCCCGGCGTTTGGGTTCGCACCTACGAAGGGAAAGATGGCGCAGTCGGCCGCGTTTTCACAACTACCAATGGCGCGTCCGAGGATCTACTCGACGACGACTTTCGCCGCATGCTGATCAACGCGACCTACTGGACGCTAGGCCTGGAAGATCAGATCACGCCCAAGCTAGCAATCGACTTTGTCGGTCCCTACCAGCCGGTGACGTTTAGCTTTGGCGGACACCGCAAAGGGGTGCAGCCGCTCCAGCTGAAGGGCTGGGAAGCGCCGATCCTGCCGGATCACTCCCAGCAATAG
- a CDS encoding PVC-type heme-binding CxxCH protein, with the protein MRTAFLSLLACLTLLVVADANAQSLTLNQGDHVSIIGNTTADRMQHHGWLETYVHALHPELDLTFRNLAFPGDELKVRPREDNFGSADQWLGKNQTDVVFAFFGYNEALHGPGNLAKFKKDLEETIDGMRSQKYNGESAPQLVFFSPIAHENLYNRHLPDGSANNVNLKAYTEAMQQVCAAQAVTFIDLFTPTQAMYAAADKPLTMNGIHLLDHGNKAIAEVIVKDLFGKPAPADSDLIAKLREAVLEKNYYWFSRYRVVDGYNVFGGRSKLAWFGQSNADVMLREMEIFDVMTANRDKVVWGAAQGEEVVVKDTNLPEELVVKPNRTGDQEDGSFSYRTAEAGLEKLQLAKGLEANVFASEEMFPELINPVQLAVDPNGRMFASVWPSYPHWNPVEPRHDRIVCLPDDDGDGVADRCVVFADGLNSVTGFEFWGGGMIVAALPELWFLKDTDGDDKADVKIRILQGLSSADSHHSANAMALGPDGWIYWSRGVFNVAAMETPTQTYHSTTTGVHRFNPRTYEMEFHYPIGPNPHGDVFDTWGYQFANDGTSGTGSYVNIGKGQGNKQWFKKRVRPVAATGILNSSHFPEEMQNNFLICNCIGFLGVLQHEVKYDGADIRAEEIEPILVSSDPNFRPSDVEIGSDGALYVADWANALIGHMQHNMRDPNRDHQHGRIFRVTAKGRPLVQPVKLKDKPIAEVLAAFYAKENATRYRARIELSGRDSEEVADAIAKFVADKDVGNPDDAQAMLECIWVHEEHRLPNRDLVARVFGAEEPRVRAAAIRSLGHWAGSVDNWAELLFAAAQDPQPLVRAEAIKSAVNFEGAEAAEVIFLAASQPTDSEIDAVLAYARGQIDVDAMITEAIASGKSLSPAATSYALKKASTNLLLKLDRTPKVYQAILSRRGVPAEVRMEAIAALAQASGRSSIAELIFWVGKAEQQKLASLNDLTNLLASASPEKLAGAEELLAELADAAATSKVRTAAYQAWIQTGKMEDAWDDAIESRDGLADFLTAAKRVKKSPQAAPLYALIRPLMYELPSHLQPMGANAAHDGPAVAFEYYEPHPAQNVANETLDAVKPTMVGRMENFAKYVPKGRQNQFATRMTTSIDVPSAGDYTFSIASDDGSRIYLDSALLVNHDGLHGMTEKSGKVSLTAGPHELVVTYFDNGGGDGLRVSWEGPGIKKQPIPTSYLRPAGQTDLRLAAIDTISAWPGHEAERIADFATVSLGEANVAAGLEALAAMPSKRVIEMLTPESSAKILAKLIEQADQATPVERQADRYTQQLNLGEALARSMMTDQDKYAKTLRDLRNSIPVKVDPNILALGKEVYMRESHCATCHQPHGQGMPNLYPPLDGSIWATGSEDRLISMALDGMHGTIEVKGKRYSSPPLPPMTGFRQLLNDEELAAVLTFVRNNWTNRAKPITPQQVAKIRAIDRGDATFWFANDLIEKYPLEDGTQAIASESTGDGWTPKFVKEWTINDLTADKVTSEKRNFAVGQVYFGRLGCAQCHQLNGKGGNFGPDLSKLDPRRQTAAHVLESILDPARQIDMQYRMQSVLTIDGKAISGMVVKETDDELHLLTDPLNPDKPTIIPQDDIDDVAKTNTTIMPNGLTNWLTEEEIYDLAAFVLAAGDEKHKIYDK; encoded by the coding sequence ATGCGAACCGCCTTCCTTTCTCTGTTGGCGTGCCTGACGCTGCTGGTCGTCGCCGATGCCAACGCCCAGTCGCTGACTCTGAACCAGGGAGACCATGTCTCCATCATCGGCAACACCACCGCCGATCGAATGCAGCATCACGGGTGGTTGGAAACCTATGTCCACGCCCTGCATCCGGAACTTGATCTCACCTTCCGGAATCTCGCTTTCCCCGGCGACGAACTGAAGGTCCGCCCGCGCGAAGACAACTTCGGCAGCGCCGACCAGTGGCTCGGCAAGAACCAGACCGACGTCGTCTTCGCCTTCTTTGGTTACAACGAGGCGCTGCATGGCCCGGGCAACCTAGCCAAGTTCAAGAAGGACTTGGAAGAAACGATCGATGGAATGCGGAGCCAGAAGTACAACGGCGAGAGCGCCCCGCAGCTTGTCTTCTTCTCGCCGATCGCCCACGAAAATCTATACAACCGCCATCTGCCGGACGGTTCGGCCAACAACGTCAATCTCAAGGCCTACACCGAAGCGATGCAGCAGGTTTGCGCCGCCCAAGCGGTCACGTTTATTGATCTCTTCACGCCGACCCAAGCGATGTACGCCGCCGCCGACAAGCCGCTGACGATGAACGGCATTCACTTGCTCGATCATGGCAACAAGGCGATCGCCGAGGTGATTGTCAAAGACCTGTTCGGCAAACCGGCCCCGGCTGACTCCGACCTGATCGCCAAGCTGCGCGAAGCGGTGCTGGAAAAGAACTACTACTGGTTCAGCCGCTATCGGGTGGTCGACGGCTACAACGTCTTTGGCGGACGCTCGAAGCTCGCCTGGTTCGGTCAATCGAACGCCGACGTGATGCTGCGAGAAATGGAAATCTTTGACGTCATGACCGCCAACCGCGACAAAGTGGTCTGGGGCGCCGCGCAAGGCGAAGAAGTGGTCGTCAAAGATACCAATCTGCCCGAAGAGTTGGTCGTCAAACCGAACCGCACCGGCGATCAAGAGGACGGCAGCTTTTCGTATCGCACCGCCGAAGCCGGCCTGGAAAAATTGCAACTGGCCAAAGGGCTGGAAGCGAACGTCTTCGCCTCGGAAGAAATGTTCCCAGAACTGATCAACCCAGTGCAATTGGCGGTCGATCCCAATGGACGGATGTTTGCGTCGGTCTGGCCGAGCTATCCCCACTGGAATCCGGTCGAACCGCGTCATGATCGGATCGTCTGCCTTCCCGACGACGATGGCGATGGCGTCGCCGATCGCTGCGTCGTGTTCGCCGACGGCTTGAACAGCGTCACTGGCTTTGAATTCTGGGGCGGAGGCATGATCGTCGCCGCGCTGCCGGAGCTCTGGTTCCTGAAAGATACCGACGGCGACGACAAGGCCGACGTCAAGATTCGCATCCTGCAAGGTCTCTCCAGCGCCGACTCGCACCACTCGGCCAACGCAATGGCGCTTGGTCCCGATGGCTGGATCTATTGGTCGCGCGGCGTCTTTAACGTCGCCGCCATGGAAACGCCGACGCAAACCTATCACTCAACCACCACCGGCGTCCACCGCTTCAATCCGCGGACCTACGAGATGGAATTCCACTATCCGATCGGCCCGAATCCACATGGCGACGTTTTCGATACCTGGGGCTACCAGTTCGCCAATGACGGCACCAGCGGCACCGGTTCGTACGTCAACATCGGCAAAGGGCAGGGGAACAAGCAGTGGTTCAAGAAGCGGGTTCGCCCCGTCGCCGCCACCGGCATCCTCAACAGCAGCCACTTCCCCGAGGAAATGCAGAACAATTTTCTGATCTGTAACTGCATTGGTTTCCTCGGCGTGTTGCAGCATGAAGTGAAATACGACGGCGCGGACATTCGCGCTGAAGAAATCGAACCGATCCTCGTCTCGTCCGACCCCAATTTCCGTCCCTCCGACGTCGAAATTGGTTCCGACGGCGCCCTGTACGTCGCCGACTGGGCCAACGCGTTGATCGGTCACATGCAACACAATATGCGAGACCCCAATCGCGATCATCAGCATGGTCGTATCTTCCGGGTCACCGCCAAGGGGCGACCCCTGGTCCAACCGGTCAAGCTGAAGGACAAGCCGATCGCCGAAGTGCTGGCGGCGTTCTACGCCAAAGAAAACGCCACCCGCTATCGGGCTCGGATCGAACTGAGCGGACGCGACTCGGAAGAAGTCGCCGACGCGATCGCCAAGTTTGTCGCTGACAAAGACGTCGGCAACCCGGATGACGCCCAAGCGATGCTCGAATGCATCTGGGTGCACGAAGAACATCGCCTGCCTAATCGCGATCTCGTCGCTCGCGTCTTCGGCGCCGAAGAGCCGCGAGTTCGGGCCGCCGCGATTCGTTCGCTTGGTCATTGGGCCGGATCGGTCGATAACTGGGCCGAGTTGCTATTTGCCGCCGCACAAGATCCGCAGCCGCTGGTCCGCGCCGAAGCGATCAAGTCGGCCGTCAACTTTGAGGGCGCTGAAGCGGCCGAAGTGATCTTCCTTGCCGCATCGCAGCCGACCGATTCCGAAATTGACGCCGTCTTGGCTTACGCCCGCGGTCAGATTGATGTCGACGCGATGATCACCGAGGCGATCGCCTCCGGCAAATCGCTCTCGCCTGCAGCGACCTCCTACGCCTTGAAAAAGGCGAGCACCAACCTGTTGCTCAAGCTCGACAGGACCCCAAAAGTTTACCAGGCAATTCTCAGCCGCAGGGGCGTACCGGCTGAAGTACGGATGGAGGCGATCGCCGCCCTGGCTCAAGCGTCAGGCCGATCGTCGATCGCTGAACTGATCTTCTGGGTCGGCAAGGCCGAACAGCAGAAGCTGGCCAGCCTGAACGACCTGACCAACCTGCTGGCCAGCGCCTCGCCCGAAAAGCTGGCCGGCGCAGAAGAGCTGCTGGCAGAACTGGCTGACGCGGCCGCGACCTCGAAGGTCCGCACGGCCGCCTATCAGGCCTGGATCCAAACCGGCAAGATGGAGGACGCGTGGGACGACGCCATTGAGTCGCGCGACGGACTGGCCGATTTTCTAACCGCCGCCAAGCGTGTTAAAAAGTCGCCGCAAGCCGCTCCCCTCTACGCGTTGATTCGACCGCTAATGTATGAGCTGCCAAGCCATCTGCAGCCAATGGGAGCGAACGCCGCCCACGATGGACCGGCGGTTGCCTTTGAATACTACGAACCCCACCCAGCGCAGAACGTCGCCAACGAGACGCTCGACGCGGTCAAGCCGACCATGGTCGGCCGGATGGAGAACTTCGCGAAGTATGTCCCTAAGGGGCGTCAAAATCAGTTCGCCACGCGAATGACGACGTCGATCGATGTTCCGTCGGCGGGCGATTACACTTTTTCGATCGCCTCCGACGATGGGTCGCGGATCTATCTCGATAGCGCCTTGCTGGTCAATCATGATGGCCTGCATGGCATGACCGAAAAGAGCGGCAAGGTCAGCCTGACCGCCGGTCCGCACGAGTTGGTCGTCACTTACTTCGATAATGGTGGGGGCGATGGCTTGCGGGTTTCGTGGGAAGGCCCCGGCATCAAGAAGCAGCCGATCCCGACTTCGTACCTTCGTCCTGCCGGTCAAACCGATCTGCGTCTCGCCGCAATCGACACGATTTCGGCCTGGCCAGGACACGAAGCGGAAAGGATCGCCGACTTTGCGACGGTGAGCCTGGGAGAGGCGAACGTCGCCGCTGGTTTGGAGGCGCTGGCCGCCATGCCGTCGAAGCGAGTGATTGAGATGCTGACGCCCGAATCAAGCGCGAAGATTCTCGCCAAATTGATTGAGCAAGCCGATCAGGCGACGCCGGTTGAACGTCAGGCCGATCGCTACACCCAGCAATTGAACCTGGGCGAAGCGTTGGCTCGCAGCATGATGACCGACCAGGATAAGTACGCCAAGACGCTTCGCGACTTACGGAACAGCATCCCGGTCAAAGTTGATCCGAACATCCTCGCCCTCGGCAAGGAAGTCTACATGCGAGAAAGCCACTGCGCCACGTGTCACCAACCGCACGGCCAGGGGATGCCAAACCTTTATCCGCCGCTCGATGGCAGCATCTGGGCGACCGGCTCCGAAGATCGTTTGATCAGCATGGCGCTCGACGGCATGCATGGGACGATTGAAGTGAAGGGGAAGCGATATAGCTCGCCGCCGCTGCCGCCAATGACCGGCTTCCGTCAGTTGCTCAACGACGAGGAATTGGCCGCCGTGCTTACCTTCGTCCGCAACAACTGGACGAACCGAGCCAAGCCGATCACGCCGCAGCAGGTCGCCAAGATCCGGGCCATCGACCGAGGCGACGCCACTTTCTGGTTCGCCAATGACCTGATCGAGAAGTACCCGCTGGAAGATGGAACCCAGGCGATCGCCAGCGAGTCGACCGGCGACGGCTGGACGCCGAAGTTCGTCAAAGAATGGACCATCAATGATCTGACCGCCGACAAGGTGACCAGCGAAAAGCGAAACTTCGCCGTCGGCCAGGTCTACTTCGGTCGCCTGGGTTGTGCCCAGTGCCATCAGCTGAACGGCAAGGGGGGCAACTTCGGTCCGGACCTATCGAAGCTTGATCCGCGACGTCAAACGGCGGCGCATGTCTTGGAGTCGATCCTCGATCCGGCCCGGCAGATTGACATGCAGTATCGGATGCAATCGGTCCTGACGATCGACGGGAAGGCGATCTCCGGTATGGTCGTCAAAGAGACCGATGACGAACTTCACCTGCTGACCGATCCGCTGAATCCCGACAAGCCGACGATCATCCCGCAAGATGACATCGACGACGTCGCCAAGACCAACACCACCATCATGCCGAACGGCTTGACAAACTGGTTGACCGAAGAGGAGATTTACGACCTGGCCGCGTTCGTACTGGCCGCGGGAGACGAGAAGCACAAGATCTACGATAAATAG
- a CDS encoding VWA domain-containing protein → MDAEQLARWRLILGASSQETLGSMGPGCSLSTQQMEMDAALAEIYGGDDDSELSKEDWERDKKIGHGPSKGRAAPKVARWLDQIRNFFPTDVVTLIQHDAIERRGMKELLFEPEVLSKVEPSVDLASTVLQLKNLVPDKAKAAARELVSKVVDDIRKRLEQRFVQAVRGALNRNRHSPFRSLPNLDWTRTIRQNIKNYNPSIKTIIPEQMSFFSRQQRQNDWNIIIAMDQSGSMHSSLIFGGIMGAILASMPAVETHVVAFNHVEVVDLTEHCHDPVDLLFGVQLSGAEDYWMATSYCERFMHTPDKTLYIVLGDLYDTSPNENRFVRKMEALLEGGLKAVGLLAISDQGQPSFNENLANKLAKLGMPCFACTPNHLPDMLEAVLRGNDLKKFAETAAQKD, encoded by the coding sequence ATGGATGCGGAACAACTCGCACGTTGGCGACTGATTCTGGGCGCAAGTTCGCAGGAGACGCTCGGCAGCATGGGCCCTGGCTGCTCGCTTTCGACGCAGCAGATGGAAATGGACGCCGCGCTCGCCGAAATCTACGGCGGCGACGACGATTCGGAATTGTCGAAAGAGGACTGGGAGCGCGACAAGAAAATTGGTCACGGCCCTTCCAAAGGTCGCGCCGCGCCCAAGGTCGCCCGCTGGCTGGACCAGATTCGCAACTTCTTTCCGACTGACGTCGTCACGCTGATCCAGCATGACGCGATCGAGCGTCGCGGCATGAAAGAGCTGCTCTTTGAACCGGAGGTCTTATCGAAGGTCGAACCGTCGGTCGATTTGGCCAGTACCGTCTTGCAGCTGAAGAACCTAGTTCCCGACAAGGCGAAGGCGGCGGCCCGGGAACTGGTCAGCAAGGTGGTCGACGATATTCGCAAACGATTGGAGCAGCGTTTCGTACAAGCGGTGCGGGGCGCCCTCAACCGTAATCGACATTCCCCCTTCCGGAGTCTGCCGAATCTCGACTGGACCCGCACGATTCGTCAGAACATCAAGAACTACAATCCGTCGATCAAGACGATCATCCCCGAGCAGATGTCGTTCTTCAGCCGGCAACAGCGACAGAACGATTGGAACATCATCATCGCGATGGACCAGTCCGGTTCGATGCACTCTTCTCTGATTTTCGGCGGTATCATGGGAGCGATCCTCGCCAGCATGCCTGCGGTCGAAACGCATGTCGTCGCTTTCAATCATGTCGAAGTGGTCGACTTGACCGAGCATTGTCATGACCCGGTCGATCTCTTGTTTGGCGTGCAGTTGAGCGGGGCCGAAGACTACTGGATGGCGACCAGCTACTGCGAACGGTTCATGCATACGCCGGACAAGACGCTCTATATCGTGCTGGGTGATCTCTACGATACCAGCCCCAACGAAAATCGCTTCGTCCGCAAGATGGAGGCGCTGCTCGAAGGGGGACTGAAAGCGGTCGGACTGCTGGCGATCTCGGACCAGGGCCAGCCGTCGTTCAATGAAAATCTGGCGAACAAATTGGCGAAATTGGGCATGCCATGTTTCGCCTGCACGCCCAATCATCTCCCCGACATGCTGGAAGCGGTTCTCCGCGGCAATGACCTCAAAAAGTTCGCCGAAACCGCCGCGCAGAAGGATTAG